One genomic region from Vanessa tameamea isolate UH-Manoa-2023 chromosome 14, ilVanTame1 primary haplotype, whole genome shotgun sequence encodes:
- the LOC113398740 gene encoding uncharacterized protein LOC113398740: MDNNLLRSQIHENCKLSLPEGLKDLLSDISREVLRAQPQNVYQFVAKYLEALLEVRDVLSIACHVCDDTCECACDPELHSELKAIRLDEDDLDEEIIGPIFKNESVNESSLLAKLANKTSIHDLYIPTIQEAVQRAFKRQQLKNTKVKYSKNDPNDITTNAVQHTIQLYQRAKRKHKEFFAPTDLKLCTELKSHTAGNVDKPFFQEQGLELSLNNTGDEGFTSPKCVTYYKKELENDQNYDFNHPKYVIEDFNEDILEEIVEHEKSRKTSIVSSVVESLTNGDDTDDEVM, translated from the exons ATGGATAATAATTTACTTCGGTCACAAATCCATGAAAATTGCAAATTAAGTTTGCCTGAAGGCTTAAAAGATTTACTGAGTGATATATCGAGGGAA GTTCTAAGAGCCCAGCCACAGAACGTATATCAATTTGTAGCAAAGTATCTTGAAGCACTACTAGAAGTTAGAGATGTATTATCTATCGCTTGTCACGTTTGTGATGACACCTGTGAATGTGCTTGCGACCCAGAACTGCACAGCGAGTTGAAAGCAATTCGCTTGGATGAGGATGATCTTGATGAGGAAATAATTGGGCCGATTTTCAAGAACGAGTCAG TAAATGAATCGAGTCTACTTGCGAAATTGGCAAACAAAACTAGCATTCACGATTTATATATACCCACCATCCAGGAAGCAGTCCAGAGAGCGTTTAAACGTCAACAACTAAAAAACACTAAAGTTAAG TACTCGAAGAATGACCCAAATGATATAACAACGAATGCTGTCCAACACACCATTCAACTTTATCAACGAGCCAAACGTAAG CATAAAGAATTCTTCGCACCAACAGACCTTAAACTAT GTACCGAACTTAAATCTCACACGGCTGGGAATGTTGACAAACCATTTTTTCAAGAGCAGGGTCTAGAATTATCTTTGAATAATACTGGTGATGAAGGATTTACTAGCCCAAAATGTGttacatactataaaaaagaATTAGAAAATGaccaaaattatgattttaatcatCCAAAGTATGTCATTGAAGATTTTAACGAAGATATACTAGAGGAAATTGTCGAACATGAAAAATCAAGGAAGACATCAATCGTTTCATCTGTTGTCGAATCTTTAACAAACGGTGACGACACTGATGATGAAGTAATGTga